In Sphingopyxis sp. 113P3, one DNA window encodes the following:
- a CDS encoding OmpH family outer membrane protein: MKKIFVASALAIAALSVSPMTAAPAAAQSKTGIGIADLDVATTRSNAYQTALNQIRTTYKAQIDQVEARDQTLGAELNVLRAKANEEAKKTPQNKAALDAAVKAFQDKSAAAQREIAQMAQPYELARAYAIDQITVRLDDAVKGAMTKRKVDLLLNYDQQVVLAAQPPVDITDAIIAELNTLVPSVSIAVPAGYQPGQLMQQKNQALLNAARAQQGQAAPAATTPAPATGTPPTTR; encoded by the coding sequence ATGAAGAAAATTTTTGTCGCTTCGGCGCTGGCGATTGCCGCGCTGTCGGTTTCGCCCATGACTGCCGCGCCCGCCGCGGCCCAATCGAAGACCGGGATCGGCATCGCCGACCTCGATGTGGCGACGACGCGCTCGAACGCCTATCAGACCGCGCTGAACCAGATCCGCACCACCTACAAGGCGCAGATCGACCAGGTCGAGGCGCGCGACCAGACGCTGGGCGCAGAGCTCAACGTGCTGCGTGCCAAGGCGAACGAAGAAGCCAAGAAGACGCCGCAGAACAAGGCAGCGCTCGATGCCGCGGTCAAGGCATTCCAGGACAAGTCGGCGGCCGCCCAGCGCGAAATCGCGCAGATGGCCCAGCCCTATGAACTCGCCCGTGCCTACGCGATCGACCAAATCACCGTGCGTCTCGACGATGCGGTCAAGGGTGCGATGACCAAGCGCAAGGTCGATCTGCTCCTCAACTATGACCAGCAGGTCGTTCTCGCCGCGCAGCCGCCCGTCGATATCACCGATGCGATCATCGCCGAGCTCAACACGCTGGTGCCGAGCGTGTCGATCGCCGTTCCCGCCGGCTACCAGCCGGGTCAGCTGATGCAGCAGAAGAACCAGGCGCTCCTCAACGCCGCCCGCGCGCAGCAGGGCCAGGCAGCACCGGCTGCGACGACCCCGGCGCCGGCGACGGGCACGCCGCCTACCACGCGCTAA
- the bamA gene encoding outer membrane protein assembly factor BamA yields the protein MNSVASHIFRARTQLSALLMAGTMLAWPAAPLLAQETAPTPPPAVPTLRVPAPEAVPTASTIRSITVTGNQRLESQTILSYLRLRVGQSYERATLDQALKDLAATELFKDYQITDDAGALTIQVTENPVINRVILEGNKRLKEEKIRPEIKLAPRQIFTRSKVRADVARIIELYKRQGRFAATVEPKMVQLDQNRVDVVFEINEGPKSKVRQINIIGNEKFSDGDIKDEMATKETGLLTMLSSNTTYDPDRLAYDQQKVRLFYLQNGYADFRVISAVAELTSNKQDFIITYVVEEGERYKFGEVNLESSLRDFKPETMKAMLPMKTGDWYNAKQVEDTVERLSETAGLFGYAFADINPEFRRNPETRTMDITFNVAESPRTYVERIDVNGNTLTQDKVVRREFRLNEGDAFNSFAVKRTEGRINSLGYFQENLEVQRKEGSAPDRIILETNVEEKPTGELSLSAGFSSIESFLVQASIRQRNFRGKGQQLQASVNYSSYSKSVELGFTEPYLFDRNISIGGSVYRRDLNSFNFINNDRRTTFEQTTTGFQINVGVPLTEYMSAFGRYSLNFDDVSLDRSIYYFGDECDPLVAGRYLCDAIGKRTTSLLGLTLAYDDRDNRLRPTRGQSFSFSQDFAGLGGSVKYVRSRAAASKHFNLGSRFILNLSAEGGYIYPLGGRPTPSSDKVRLTDRFFLGEPQMRGFDIRGLGPRVIRYSNVDISDPANPVLDTTINRNQLIDDALGGRAYYQGRVEIDIPLGSGAKEMGLRPSVFLDVGSVFNVRRPQLTTLADFRDPSDGLTKYLCRNASTGTQQFGTQATGSDGTPSGSYSVCPEGFSSLAPFEERFYGDTWMPRVSIGAGVNWNSPFGPFRIDFAYALRKEEGDDTKRFSFNVGTQF from the coding sequence ATGAACAGCGTGGCTTCACACATTTTCAGGGCGCGGACGCAGCTGTCGGCACTCCTTATGGCAGGAACGATGCTGGCGTGGCCCGCCGCACCGCTGCTGGCCCAGGAAACCGCACCGACGCCGCCCCCGGCCGTGCCGACCCTTAGGGTGCCTGCCCCCGAGGCCGTCCCGACGGCCTCGACGATCCGGTCGATCACGGTCACCGGCAACCAGCGCCTCGAATCCCAGACGATCCTCTCTTATCTGCGCCTTCGCGTCGGCCAGTCCTATGAGCGCGCGACGCTCGACCAGGCGCTGAAGGACCTTGCAGCGACCGAGCTCTTCAAGGATTATCAGATCACCGACGACGCCGGCGCTCTGACCATCCAGGTCACCGAGAACCCGGTGATCAACCGCGTGATCCTCGAGGGGAACAAGCGGCTCAAGGAAGAGAAGATCCGCCCCGAGATCAAGCTCGCGCCGCGCCAGATCTTCACGCGCTCGAAGGTCCGCGCCGATGTTGCGCGCATCATCGAGCTCTACAAGCGCCAGGGCCGGTTCGCCGCGACCGTCGAGCCCAAGATGGTGCAGCTCGACCAGAACCGCGTCGACGTGGTGTTCGAGATCAACGAGGGGCCGAAATCGAAGGTCCGCCAGATCAACATCATCGGCAACGAGAAGTTCAGCGATGGCGACATCAAGGACGAGATGGCGACCAAGGAGACGGGGCTTTTGACGATGCTGTCGTCGAACACCACCTACGACCCTGATCGCCTTGCCTATGACCAGCAGAAGGTGCGCCTCTTCTACCTGCAGAACGGTTATGCCGACTTCCGCGTCATTTCCGCTGTCGCCGAGCTTACGAGCAACAAGCAGGATTTCATCATCACCTATGTCGTCGAGGAAGGCGAACGCTACAAGTTCGGCGAGGTGAACCTCGAGAGCAGCCTGCGCGACTTCAAGCCGGAAACGATGAAGGCGATGCTGCCGATGAAGACCGGCGACTGGTACAATGCCAAGCAGGTCGAGGACACGGTCGAGCGCCTCAGCGAGACCGCGGGCCTGTTCGGCTATGCCTTTGCCGACATCAACCCCGAATTCCGCCGCAACCCCGAAACGCGGACGATGGACATCACGTTCAACGTCGCCGAAAGCCCGCGTACCTACGTGGAGCGGATCGACGTCAACGGCAATACGCTCACGCAGGACAAGGTGGTCCGCCGCGAATTCCGCCTCAACGAAGGCGATGCCTTCAACAGCTTTGCGGTGAAGCGCACCGAAGGGCGCATCAACAGCCTCGGCTATTTCCAGGAAAATCTCGAGGTCCAGCGCAAGGAAGGCAGCGCGCCCGACCGCATCATTCTTGAAACCAATGTCGAGGAGAAGCCGACGGGCGAACTCTCGCTTTCGGCGGGCTTCTCGTCGATCGAAAGCTTCCTCGTCCAGGCCTCGATCCGCCAGCGCAATTTCCGCGGCAAGGGCCAGCAGCTGCAGGCCTCGGTCAATTATTCAAGCTATTCGAAATCGGTCGAGCTCGGCTTTACCGAGCCATATCTGTTCGACCGCAATATCTCGATCGGCGGCAGCGTCTATCGCCGCGATCTCAACTCGTTCAACTTCATCAACAACGATCGCCGCACTACATTCGAGCAGACGACGACCGGTTTCCAGATCAACGTGGGCGTGCCGCTCACCGAATATATGTCGGCGTTCGGGCGCTACAGCCTCAATTTCGACGACGTGTCGCTCGATCGCAGCATCTATTATTTCGGCGACGAGTGCGACCCGCTGGTGGCGGGCCGCTATCTTTGCGACGCGATCGGCAAGCGCACGACATCGCTCCTCGGCCTCACGCTCGCCTATGACGATCGCGACAACCGTCTGCGCCCGACGCGCGGCCAGTCCTTCTCCTTCAGCCAGGACTTCGCGGGTCTCGGCGGCAGCGTCAAATATGTGCGTAGCCGTGCCGCGGCGAGCAAGCATTTCAATCTTGGTAGCCGGTTCATCCTCAATCTCTCGGCGGAAGGCGGATATATTTATCCCCTCGGCGGCCGCCCGACGCCGTCGAGCGACAAGGTTCGCCTGACCGACCGCTTCTTCCTCGGTGAGCCCCAGATGCGCGGCTTCGACATTCGCGGCCTTGGCCCGCGCGTGATCCGCTACAGCAATGTCGATATTAGCGACCCCGCCAATCCGGTGCTCGACACGACGATCAACCGCAACCAGCTCATCGATGACGCGCTGGGCGGCCGCGCTTATTATCAGGGCCGCGTCGAGATCGATATTCCGCTTGGCTCGGGCGCAAAGGAAATGGGGCTGCGGCCTTCGGTCTTCCTCGACGTGGGCTCGGTCTTCAACGTTCGCCGTCCGCAGCTTACGACGCTTGCGGATTTCCGCGATCCTTCCGATGGCCTCACCAAATATCTTTGCCGCAATGCCTCGACGGGCACGCAGCAGTTCGGGACGCAGGCAACGGGCTCCGACGGTACGCCGAGCGGCAGCTACAGCGTCTGCCCCGAAGGCTTCTCCTCGCTCGCCCCGTTCGAGGAACGCTTCTATGGTGACACCTGGATGCCCCGGGTGTCGATCGGTGCGGGCGTCAACTGGAATTCGCCTTTCGGTCCCTTCCGGATCGACTTCGCTTACGCCCTTCGCAAAGAAGAGGGCGATGATACGAAACGCTTCTCATTCAATGTAGGAACTCAATTCTGA
- the rseP gene encoding RIP metalloprotease RseP → MSEVPFWLYVVAFLLVLGPLVFVHEYGHYIVGRWCGVKADTFSIGFGRRIVGWRDRRGTEWKIGWLPLGGYVQFAGDRDAVSQPDADWQDLPAAERAQSFPAQRVWKRALIVAAGPVTNFLFAILILAGFAALSGVPTNPPVVGSVIAGSAADAAGLRPGDRIVSVDGRSMERFMDIPMAVAHRPGEAMDIRFVRGGSEQAIRLTPRAVKETDRFGNVFERGLIGIGPGEVVFEKVPLVEAPLVATRQTGQIIRQTWEVLGQLLTGHRSIKDMSGLVKIAQVSGEAASLGAEQLVFLAALISINLGFINLLPLPMLDGGHLLFYGYEALRRRPASQQVQEWAFRFGFAAIVTLMLVVTFNDLASIGVWDGIARLIG, encoded by the coding sequence ATGTCTGAGGTGCCTTTCTGGCTTTATGTCGTCGCCTTCCTCCTCGTGCTGGGGCCGCTGGTCTTCGTGCATGAATATGGTCACTATATCGTGGGCCGCTGGTGCGGGGTGAAAGCCGACACCTTTTCGATCGGCTTCGGCCGCCGGATCGTCGGATGGCGCGACCGGCGCGGCACCGAATGGAAGATCGGCTGGTTGCCGCTTGGCGGCTATGTCCAGTTTGCAGGCGACCGCGACGCGGTCAGCCAGCCCGACGCCGACTGGCAAGATCTGCCCGCCGCCGAGCGCGCGCAGAGCTTTCCCGCCCAGCGGGTCTGGAAGCGCGCGCTGATTGTCGCGGCAGGACCGGTCACCAACTTCCTCTTTGCGATCCTGATCCTCGCGGGCTTTGCAGCGCTGAGCGGCGTTCCCACCAATCCCCCGGTCGTCGGGTCGGTGATCGCGGGGTCGGCGGCGGATGCGGCGGGCCTGCGGCCAGGTGACCGGATTGTCTCGGTCGACGGACGGTCGATGGAACGCTTCATGGACATCCCGATGGCGGTTGCGCATCGGCCTGGCGAGGCGATGGATATCCGTTTCGTGCGCGGCGGCAGCGAGCAGGCGATCCGGCTGACGCCAAGAGCCGTCAAGGAAACCGACCGATTTGGCAATGTCTTCGAGCGCGGGCTGATCGGCATCGGGCCGGGCGAGGTCGTCTTCGAGAAGGTTCCGCTCGTCGAGGCGCCGCTCGTTGCGACGCGCCAGACGGGGCAGATCATCCGCCAGACGTGGGAGGTGCTCGGCCAGCTTCTGACCGGCCACCGGTCGATCAAGGATATGAGCGGGCTGGTGAAGATCGCGCAGGTGTCGGGCGAGGCCGCGAGCCTCGGCGCTGAACAGCTCGTGTTCCTTGCCGCGCTCATTTCCATCAATCTGGGGTTCATAAACCTCTTGCCATTGCCCATGCTCGATGGTGGCCATCTGCTCTTTTACGGCTATGAAGCGCTCCGGCGGCGTCCGGCGTCGCAACAAGTGCAGGAATGGGCGTTCCGGTTCGGCTTTGCGGCGATCGTGACCTTGATGTTGGTCGTGACTTTCAACGATTTGGCCTCAATCGGGGTATGGGACGGGATCGCGCGCTTGATTGGATAG
- a CDS encoding 1-deoxy-D-xylulose-5-phosphate reductoisomerase, producing MARRLSLFGATGSVGRSTLDLVRADGGAWALSVLTANSDVAELASLAREFRPALAVIADEARYGDLKNALAGTGIEVAAGAEALVGAAKEPTDLVMAAIVGCAGLAPTMAALEAGHDVALANKEALVSAGELMTAAARTSGATILPVDSEHNAIFQCLAGGRLSEVRRIILTASGGPFRTMSAAEMAHVTPAQAVAHPNWSMGAKISVDSATMMNKGLELIEAHHLFPVGLDRIEILVHPQSVIHSMVEYIDRSTLAQLGSPDMRIPISSALAWPQRMETPCAPLDLAAIGRLDFEAPDEKRFPATALCRAAIAEGGARPAQLNAANEVAVAAFLAGRISFPAIIDTVRRVIDAAAPADPGSLQDIFSVDAASRAAAQQFVDQCEHV from the coding sequence ATGGCGCGCCGCCTGTCGCTCTTCGGCGCCACGGGCTCGGTAGGGCGCTCGACGCTCGACCTTGTCCGCGCGGACGGCGGGGCCTGGGCGTTATCGGTGCTCACCGCGAACAGCGACGTCGCTGAACTGGCAAGTCTCGCACGCGAGTTCCGCCCGGCGCTCGCGGTCATCGCCGATGAGGCGCGCTACGGGGACCTTAAGAATGCGCTCGCCGGCACGGGAATCGAGGTTGCGGCAGGCGCCGAGGCTCTCGTCGGGGCGGCGAAAGAGCCGACCGATCTTGTCATGGCAGCGATTGTCGGCTGCGCGGGGCTTGCTCCGACGATGGCGGCGCTCGAGGCCGGCCATGATGTCGCGCTAGCGAACAAGGAGGCGCTCGTCTCGGCGGGCGAGCTCATGACGGCGGCAGCGCGCACCTCGGGTGCGACGATCCTGCCCGTCGATTCGGAACATAATGCGATCTTTCAGTGCCTCGCGGGCGGGCGCCTCAGCGAGGTCAGGCGGATCATCCTGACCGCGAGCGGGGGCCCCTTCCGTACGATGAGCGCCGCCGAGATGGCGCATGTGACCCCCGCGCAGGCGGTCGCTCACCCCAATTGGTCGATGGGGGCCAAGATCAGCGTCGATTCGGCAACGATGATGAACAAGGGCCTTGAACTCATTGAAGCACATCATCTTTTCCCTGTCGGCCTCGATCGGATCGAGATCCTCGTCCACCCGCAATCGGTGATCCATTCGATGGTCGAATATATCGACCGCTCGACCCTTGCGCAGCTTGGCTCGCCCGACATGCGCATCCCGATCAGCAGCGCACTCGCCTGGCCGCAGCGCATGGAAACGCCGTGCGCGCCGCTCGATCTTGCAGCGATTGGCCGGCTCGATTTCGAGGCTCCCGACGAGAAGCGCTTTCCCGCCACCGCGCTCTGCCGCGCGGCGATCGCAGAGGGCGGCGCGCGCCCGGCGCAGCTCAACGCCGCGAACGAGGTTGCCGTCGCCGCCTTCCTTGCGGGGCGCATTTCCTTCCCCGCGATCATCGACACCGTACGCCGCGTGATCGACGCTGCGGCGCCGGCCGATCCGGGCTCGCTTCAGGACATATTCAGCGTCGATGCCGCATCGCGCGCGGCCGCGCAGCAATTTGTGGACCAATGTGAACATGTCTGA
- a CDS encoding phosphatidate cytidylyltransferase — MATAAKSDLGLRIASALVLFAIAGAALWFGGIAFALLLLVGGALVLVEWFALVRAMTLGSGAKGALMIAGPILVLGAIAGLWFIRDRLGVTAALWVFGMVWATDIGAYFAGRAFGGARLAPKISPSKTWSGLIGGMMAALIASATIGDRAGIIGVPLWIGLFMGLLSQLGDLGESWMKRRAGVKDSGKLIPGHGGLFDRVDGLLPVALLLGALALFGHIAVRAAA; from the coding sequence ATGGCGACCGCGGCAAAATCGGATCTCGGGCTCCGCATCGCATCGGCGCTTGTGCTGTTCGCGATTGCCGGCGCAGCGCTGTGGTTCGGCGGCATCGCCTTTGCCCTGCTCCTGCTCGTCGGGGGCGCGCTGGTGCTCGTCGAATGGTTCGCGCTCGTGCGCGCGATGACGCTGGGGAGCGGTGCCAAGGGAGCGCTGATGATCGCGGGTCCGATCCTCGTGCTCGGCGCGATCGCGGGGCTCTGGTTCATTCGCGACCGCCTCGGCGTCACCGCGGCGCTCTGGGTGTTCGGCATGGTCTGGGCGACCGATATCGGGGCCTATTTTGCGGGACGTGCCTTCGGCGGCGCACGCCTTGCGCCGAAGATCAGCCCGTCGAAGACCTGGTCGGGCCTCATCGGCGGCATGATGGCAGCGCTTATCGCGAGCGCGACGATCGGCGACCGCGCCGGCATTATCGGCGTTCCGCTCTGGATCGGCCTCTTCATGGGGCTGCTCTCGCAGCTTGGCGATCTGGGCGAAAGCTGGATGAAGCGCCGCGCGGGCGTCAAGGATTCGGGCAAGCTCATTCCCGGTCACGGCGGCCTCTTCGATCGCGTCGACGGGCTGCTGCCGGTTGCGCTGCTCCTCGGCGCGCTTGCGCTCTTCGGGCATATTGCCGTGCGGGCGGCCGCCTGA
- the uppS gene encoding polyprenyl diphosphate synthase produces the protein MSATEPRARHVAIIMDGNGRWAKKRHLPRVAGHRAGVEAVRKIVRAAGDLGLEALTLYAFSSENWKRPEEEVSDLMGLMKRFILSDLDEFAANDVRLKVIGNWRALAPDVVRLIEEALARTAGNKRTTLAVALNYGAQDELVRAARAAAGEGAITAEAIEAHLDTADLPPLDLLIRTSGEVRLSNFLLWQAAYAELYFTDCLWPDFEPADLAAALDQFARRERRFGGL, from the coding sequence ATGTCGGCAACGGAACCTCGTGCCCGCCACGTCGCCATCATCATGGATGGCAACGGCCGCTGGGCCAAGAAGCGCCACCTGCCGCGCGTCGCCGGCCACCGCGCAGGCGTGGAGGCGGTACGCAAGATCGTGCGCGCGGCGGGCGACCTCGGCCTTGAGGCGCTCACTCTCTACGCCTTTTCCTCGGAAAACTGGAAACGCCCCGAAGAGGAAGTCAGCGACCTCATGGGGCTGATGAAGCGCTTCATCTTGAGCGATCTCGATGAATTTGCCGCCAATGACGTGCGGCTCAAGGTCATCGGCAACTGGCGTGCGCTCGCTCCCGACGTCGTGAGGCTCATCGAGGAGGCGCTCGCGCGCACCGCGGGCAACAAGCGCACGACGCTCGCGGTAGCGCTCAACTATGGCGCGCAGGACGAGCTCGTGCGCGCCGCGCGTGCTGCCGCGGGGGAGGGGGCGATCACCGCCGAGGCGATCGAGGCGCATCTCGACACCGCTGACCTGCCGCCGCTTGACCTTCTCATCCGCACCTCGGGCGAGGTAAGGCTTTCGAATTTCCTGCTGTGGCAGGCGGCCTATGCCGAGCTTTACTTCACCGACTGCCTGTGGCCCGACTTCGAGCCGGCCGATCTTGCAGCGGCACTCGATCAATTTGCGCGGCGCGAACGCCGCTTCGGAGGTTTGTAG
- the frr gene encoding ribosome recycling factor yields the protein MAKYDKADLERRMHGAVESLKHDLAGLRTGRAHAALLDPVTVEVYGAHMPLNQVASISAPEPRMLTVQVWDKSNVGPVDKAIRSAGLGLNPIVDGQMLRLPIPEMTQERRKELSKLAGQYAEKARVAVRNVRRDGMDNLKADESKKEISEDERKRHETEVQKLTDATIAEIDAAASAKEKEILG from the coding sequence ATGGCGAAATATGACAAGGCCGATCTCGAACGCCGCATGCACGGCGCGGTCGAATCGCTGAAGCACGATCTGGCGGGCCTGCGTACGGGCCGCGCGCATGCTGCGCTCCTCGATCCGGTCACGGTCGAGGTCTACGGCGCGCACATGCCGCTCAACCAGGTTGCATCGATCAGCGCGCCCGAACCGCGCATGCTCACCGTACAGGTGTGGGACAAGTCGAACGTCGGCCCCGTGGACAAGGCCATCCGCTCGGCAGGCCTTGGTCTCAACCCCATCGTCGATGGCCAGATGCTGCGCCTCCCGATCCCCGAAATGACGCAGGAGCGCCGCAAGGAGCTCTCGAAGCTCGCCGGCCAATATGCTGAAAAGGCGCGTGTTGCGGTGCGCAACGTGCGCCGCGACGGCATGGACAATCTGAAGGCCGACGAGAGCAAGAAGGAAATCAGCGAGGACGAGCGCAAGCGCCACGAGACCGAGGTGCAGAAGCTCACCGACGCGACCATTGCTGAGATCGATGCTGCGGCCTCGGCGAAGGAAAAGGAAATCCTGGGCTAG
- the pyrH gene encoding UMP kinase: MALPGLKRILLKLSGEALMGSSAFGIDPATVASMAAEVKAAKDRGLEICLVIGGGNIFRGMAGAAKGMDRAQADYMGMLATVMNALAMQNALEQLGVQTRVQSAIEMDKVCEPVIRRRAERHMEKGRVVIFAAGVGAPYFTTDSGAALRAAEMKCDALLKGTSVDGVYNADPKKDPSATRYDRLTYDRVLADNLKVMDASAVALCRDNHIPIVVFNIREPGNLARVLAGEGVATVVGDAAGNA, translated from the coding sequence ATGGCATTGCCCGGCCTGAAACGCATCTTGCTCAAACTGTCGGGCGAGGCGCTGATGGGCTCCAGCGCCTTCGGGATCGACCCCGCGACGGTCGCGAGCATGGCCGCCGAAGTGAAGGCCGCGAAGGACCGCGGGCTCGAGATCTGCCTCGTCATCGGCGGCGGCAACATCTTCCGCGGCATGGCGGGGGCGGCCAAGGGCATGGACCGCGCGCAGGCCGATTATATGGGCATGCTCGCAACCGTGATGAACGCGCTCGCGATGCAGAATGCGCTCGAACAGCTTGGCGTCCAGACGCGCGTCCAGTCGGCGATCGAGATGGACAAGGTATGCGAACCGGTGATCCGTCGCCGCGCCGAGCGCCACATGGAAAAGGGTCGGGTGGTGATCTTCGCCGCCGGCGTTGGAGCTCCCTATTTCACGACCGACAGCGGGGCGGCGCTGCGCGCCGCCGAGATGAAGTGCGACGCGCTTCTGAAGGGCACGAGCGTCGACGGGGTCTATAATGCCGATCCCAAGAAGGATCCGTCCGCGACCCGCTACGACCGACTGACCTATGACCGCGTCCTTGCCGACAATCTGAAGGTGATGGACGCGAGCGCGGTGGCGCTTTGCCGCGACAACCATATCCCGATCGTCGTGTTCAACATCCGTGAACCCGGCAATCTCGCGCGTGTCCTGGCTGGCGAAGGTGTCGCCACCGTGGTCGGCGACGCTGCCGGCAACGCCTAA
- the tsf gene encoding translation elongation factor Ts produces the protein MAEITAALVKELRDRTGAGMMDCKKALAENNGDIEASIDWLRTKGLAAAAKKAGRVAAEGLVGVATDGTKGAMVEVNSETDFVAKNEQFQGFVRDVTQVALAGSISDAEALGAAAYPSGGTVTEALTQNIATIGENQSLRRAAILSVGSGVVTGYVHNAAAPGLGKIGVLVALESSAGADVLEPLGKQLAMHVAAANPLALNGDDLDPDLVARERAIAEEKAAQSGKPADIVSKMVDGTIAKFRKENALLSQPFVIDGKTPVAEVVAAAGKDVGATINLKGFVRFQLGEGIEKEESDFAAEVAAAAGR, from the coding sequence ATGGCTGAGATTACGGCCGCTCTCGTCAAGGAACTGCGCGACCGCACGGGCGCAGGCATGATGGACTGCAAGAAGGCGCTTGCCGAGAACAACGGCGACATCGAAGCGTCGATCGACTGGCTGCGCACCAAGGGCCTCGCTGCGGCCGCCAAGAAGGCCGGCCGCGTTGCCGCCGAGGGTCTCGTTGGCGTTGCCACCGATGGCACCAAGGGCGCGATGGTCGAGGTGAACAGCGAAACCGACTTCGTTGCCAAGAATGAGCAGTTCCAGGGCTTTGTGCGCGACGTCACGCAGGTTGCGCTCGCTGGCAGCATCAGCGACGCCGAAGCGCTCGGCGCCGCCGCCTATCCCTCGGGCGGCACCGTCACCGAGGCGCTGACCCAGAATATTGCCACGATCGGCGAGAACCAGTCGCTGCGACGCGCCGCGATCCTCTCGGTCGGCTCGGGCGTCGTCACGGGCTATGTCCACAATGCAGCCGCCCCCGGTCTTGGCAAGATCGGCGTCCTCGTCGCGCTCGAGTCGAGCGCCGGCGCCGATGTGCTCGAACCGCTCGGCAAGCAGCTTGCGATGCACGTTGCGGCGGCGAACCCGCTCGCGCTCAATGGCGATGATCTCGACCCCGATCTCGTTGCACGCGAACGCGCGATCGCCGAGGAAAAGGCGGCCCAGTCGGGCAAGCCCGCCGATATTGTCTCGAAGATGGTCGACGGCACCATTGCAAAGTTCCGCAAGGAAAATGCGCTGCTCTCGCAGCCCTTCGTGATCGATGGCAAGACCCCGGTCGCCGAAGTCGTCGCCGCCGCGGGCAAGGATGTGGGCGCGACGATTAACCTGAAGGGCTTCGTGCGCTTCCAGCTCGGCGAAGGCATCGAGAAGGAAGAGAGCGACTTTGCTGCCGAAGTCGCCGCCGCCGCCGGTCGCTGA
- the rpsB gene encoding 30S ribosomal protein S2: MATPVVTMQNLIEAGAHFGHQTHRWNPRMKPYIFGARNGIHILDLSQTVPLFARALDFISSTAAAGGKVLFVGTKRQAQGPIADAARASGQHFVNHRWLGGMLTNWKTISNSIKRLKALEEQLSGDTSGLTKKEVLNKTRERDKLELSLGGIRDMGGIPDVMFVIDANKEELAIKEANVLGIPVVAILDSNVSPDGIAFPVPANDDAARAIRLYCDAVAQAATRGGQQARADRGEDLGAAVEPVAEPALTEEAVAPVTEDEQVPAEAAAETERQSDA, from the coding sequence ATGGCGACCCCTGTCGTCACGATGCAGAATCTTATCGAGGCCGGCGCGCACTTCGGCCACCAGACCCACCGTTGGAACCCGCGCATGAAGCCGTACATCTTCGGCGCGCGCAACGGCATCCACATTCTCGACCTGTCGCAGACCGTGCCGCTTTTCGCCCGCGCGCTCGACTTCATTTCGTCGACCGCTGCTGCGGGCGGCAAGGTGCTGTTCGTCGGCACAAAGCGCCAGGCGCAGGGACCGATCGCCGACGCGGCGCGTGCGTCGGGCCAGCACTTCGTCAACCACCGCTGGCTGGGCGGCATGCTCACCAACTGGAAGACGATCTCGAACTCGATCAAGCGCCTGAAGGCGCTCGAGGAACAGCTTTCGGGCGACACCTCGGGCCTCACCAAGAAGGAAGTGCTCAACAAGACGCGCGAGCGCGACAAGCTCGAGCTCAGCCTTGGCGGCATCCGCGACATGGGCGGCATTCCCGACGTGATGTTCGTGATCGACGCGAACAAGGAAGAGCTCGCGATCAAGGAAGCCAATGTTCTTGGCATCCCGGTCGTTGCGATCCTCGACTCGAACGTCTCGCCCGACGGCATTGCCTTCCCGGTGCCCGCGAACGATGACGCTGCGCGCGCCATCCGCCTCTACTGCGATGCGGTCGCCCAGGCGGCGACCCGCGGCGGCCAGCAGGCCCGCGCGGACCGCGGCGAGGACCTTGGCGCGGCAGTCGAACCCGTCGCAGAACCCGCGCTCACCGAAGAGGCTGTCGCCCCGGTGACCGAAGATGAGCAGGTTCCGGCCGAAGCTGCTGCCGAAACCGAACGTCAAAGCGACGCCTAA